Part of the Engystomops pustulosus chromosome 4, aEngPut4.maternal, whole genome shotgun sequence genome is shown below.
AATACTGAAAAACCTGCAATCCCAAACAAACCCTTTAAACCGCATTGGAGAGTGGGAATCAGCTGTCACCAACTCCCAACCACCCCAGGGAAGCAGGAATCAGGCTATTCCCATCTCACCCATCTATTCATAGTCTGTACCTGCTTTCTGGTCTGAATTCAGTTTAATGTTAGGGTTTTCCAAGTCACTTAGATTGCGGACACCTTCTTTGTACCAGCGTTCGGCTGTCCGTACACCAACACCATAAATACCTGTTAGGAGCTAAACAGAAAGATGTAGAAAGAAAAAGGGAGGATAAAGTAAACGGAGAATGTACCATCACTGCAAGTCTAGATAACTATATGTACAAACATAGAAATAAAAAGCCTCTGCTCGCACCTCCATACACCGGTACTGCTCACTAGTCATCAGCGCCTCGGCCTCATGGCACACCCCGTCTTCCAGGATCTCCTGCAGAAGTAGTAACCAGATATGACTCGCTATTACTTATCTTACAGCTCATGGTCTCCCTATGCACTGCTCTACAGTATGGACAAATTTATTAAACAGTATAGTCCACAAGGGCAAAGTAGAAGGCTCTGATGGATGGAGGTCTGAGCACAGTGCTTGGTTATCTCCGACATACTAGTCAGGTGCCATGCACCAATGTTTAGCACCGCTGACCATATATTAAAAGGGGTCAAAGTTCTCCAGATTGAGAAACGCCTATCTATTTGAGAAggattttgcatcagtatttgtaagccaaaaccagacATGGTCCAAAACACACAGATATTTCCATTATGCATTTTCTCTGGGTAGGATCCACTTCCGGTTTCAGCTTTTAAACATAGATGCAAAATCCTGATCAAATACTGAATGTATGCAGATAccattagactttttttttttaagaggatATATTTCAAGGGAAACTTCCTACTACGATGAGTATGCCCAAGTACAGAACATAGACAGGTTTTGTACAGATTCCCTTAAAAAGGTTGGTCAACTTTTTTCCCCTGGATCAAAAAAACCGGGGTGGAGCGGCAGGTGGATCATGCATCTTGCAGCACCATGATGTGCTAGACTATTTGCAGCACACTCAATGATCTTCTATGAGAGTGCACATGACAGCCAAACAGTGCTTGGCTCTTTCCAGCATTCCCATAGGCACTGAATGGTTCTGCTGACACCCATTGATCCATTTGTTTAGTGAAAATTGGACACTGTTGCTATGAGGGTCTCAGATGTTGGACACCCACTTATCAAATTGTTATCCGCTATCCTGTAGATACTAATTTAACTTAGGAAAAACGTCTTTATGGACATTTCGGAAGTTCCATAGCTCATGATTACAGACGGCTAGGCAGACCAGAGTGATTAATAGCCTTTATACTGTGTCTTTTTATGCCCCGTTACCTGGATGACAGCCTGGCAGTGACCGCCACACCAGACCAGGTTTTTAGCTTCCTCCACAGACTGCAGCTTATATGGTAGAGACTTGAGCACAGAAGCCGCTCTTGTAAAAGCCAGACTTCGGACTTCAGAGCCTTGAAAAGCAGCAGCTTTTGCCAAAATATCCAGGGCATCCTGAAAGTGAGCAAATGCCACAGCTTAAACCACAAAAGGCTTTTCACAAATAAATTATCCAATTTATAAGAGAATTAATCTGTGATGTTCACGCACAGGGAAGTTTAAGGGGTTTCTACATGgactgaaggaaaaaaaaaaaaaaaaaaaaaaaaaagtgtacttttCCCGAACTGGCTCCCACGTCACTACTGCCACCTATATAGAAATATACAATCACATCCACCCAAGTCAAAAGTGAAGGTGGTCACAGAAACCGCTGAAATCACTTGTCTTGTGATTGTCAACACTTCAGGCCCAGGCGGTTCAGAGGTGACAGGAGTGAAAGCGTAACATAGAAGGGCaggtaaattatattttttttccttaggCAGGTCAGTGATAATTATTTCTCAACTTTCTCCAGGCCAGAACTCACTTTAAAGCCCCAAACACACTAAAGTGTCAGGTCCATGGAAATGGATCCGTGTGCTGTTCAGATTGCATGCACCTAGCAGTGAACAGGAGTGCTTGTATCACTGTGCAAGCAGCTGATTGGTGCATGCTGCCAGCACTGTACGCTGCTCTTCAGTTGGCAGACTTGGACTCCTTGCATCAAATATCACTATGAagcaaagactcctgtccattGAACTGTGCTTGGTTCATTGGTACCTGCATACTCCACTGCAGAAAGCGGACTTTTGTTTCTGAAAGCTGCTCAGTGGGTCTTGGTACTAGCACCGCTTTATTGCTGGTCACTTACAATCCAAGGTGAACTGGCCTTGCTAAAGTTCGAGTACTGAAAAGAATTAGATTCCTTCCTTAGGCTACCTGTACACAGATGTGTGCTGTTGTTGGGCAACAAAAAATAGATCTGTGTGTTATAAGGGGTAATCAGTTTCGGGCTCATAAAAGTCCATGTGGCAACTGTATGACAtccttttttgcaaaaaataaaaactagaatGACTTTCAAATTATGCCACTAAGTTGTCACAAAGAGGCACAGGTTTGTGTAAAATAGCAACTGCTGTGCAGCGCAACGACTGCAGCACTCACAGCGGGTGTTGTGTTGATATTGCGTAGAAACACCAGGTGTTACCGatcgcatatatttatatggaaacACATATGATATTGGGCCATACGACTTACTGTAATCTGCGCATTATGATGGGTAATCGATGTGCGCCGCTGACAGGCGTATGGTGCTACGGTAGAAAGTGGGTCCTTGTCATCAGGTACTCGAGATCCTACAATCTATCATTTTTAAGTAAAAATTGGAAACAAATCATTAATGGAACATAAATTGATGGAAAACTACAAAATTTAAATATACTCACTTTATCAttaactgtatattgtataccAGGATATCACAGTAAGTTGGCTGTCAAGTTAGGTCAAGGTTAGCCAGATTAAAGCTGACAATCTAATGAGCGGGAGGTCGGTCTGGAAGTCAATGAATTGTAGACATCTGGGTATGAGGAAGGCGGCCGGGACCTGCTGATTTTCATTTGTCGCCCTGGGAGATAAGCCAGTGACAGGTGTCTGGCGGAAGCTTAATCCTCTTCCCCATTGAAATACACACAAACATTTGGCAGAGCTAAACGCTCATGGGGAATCGGGAAGAGATGGCCGACCTTCCCACAAGTTTCCAGCTATTTTAGGCCTCTTGCCCTTCGAGTCAGTGCATTCAGTGAAAATTGTTGCGTGTGCTGAAGAAATCTCCCAACCCGAACCTCCAATCGCTGGATTCAACTCAGCTTGTCAGTTCATTCCAGTGATCAGAGGTTCGGGTCAGGAGATCCGTTCAGCACACGGTGCGATTTTTAGTGTTTAGATGGAGCAGTAGCCGTATGTACACAGACTAAAAATACCAACCCTCACCCCTAATCGGTGTCTGTCCTCCACCGGCTCAGGTTTTCCAGAACTCATGCTCTCAGTGAACCAGCTGATGTCTACGATATGTGGCGGCTCCTGACCTTCCACACTCTGTAGCGGCCTCTCTATTTTCCTTTCAATCCAGCGGAGGACCTCCGGGAAGGAATTTTGTTCGGACACAACGTGTGTCACAGCATCACTGCCACAAAAATTAATCAGACACAAGGGAATCAGAACTTTTCCTAATAAATTATCAACTCACTGGGAGAGTTTTATCAATTGTCAGAcgcaaaactattctagttgctcatCAATCGAGCTTAtcattcattttataaactgctgtgggaaaatgaacgctgacctctgattggttactatgagcaactagaacagttgataaatctcccccaatgcttCTTTGTTTGCAGCTCTGCATTGCCAAAATcatacaactttttgatcaccaCTGCGCTATTTAGAATAAAAAATGAGACCTTAAATTTTTCTTTGACCCCTATATAAAAAGCAATGAGTGACAGTTGATTAGATCTCAATGATGAACATATTAGGGCAGCTTGACCCCTTAAATAGTCAGTAACAGTACCTAAGCAGTTAGTTGGCAATTGTGTTGGTGGGAGACCGGCGCCGGAGCTGCTCAGTGTGTACCATTCTGCTTCACAGGCCAGTAAGGCAGCGTTCACACatggtgttaacattgtgtttaaaaATACAATACAACAGCTAAGAGgagaagatttgcctaattacatgccattaacacaatgttaatgcattgcgttttgtaaatgctaaagttaacagaaatgtaattgggcaaatgcaatgtaaatgtcaCTTGTGAGCTTGTAGGGGCCCGTGATCTGGCTGTACAATTTGCGTCCGGATCATAGCCCCCTTCACAGTCTTTAAGCCCCTGTTACTGTGTGAAGAGCATACAGTGTCAATGTGACCAAGCCATGCGGTCACTCAGCAGGGAGggatgaggagcgctcaccccttaCTCAGGTTATTGggtctaagggtgaagacacacttggcctaaaaacgccaagtgtgtcttcaccctcagggtgatgtcacacggtgCATTCTTGGTGCATTTATACGCatacgtttttgcatgtttaccatccatttggctggtttgaattagtttcacagctgcttacacttccagaaattaaaaaaaacatcttgCTGGTCGTCTTAAGAGCACCACCTTTACGGAGGTACCTGTGGCTTCTTTTATCGAACTCTTTGAGTTGCTCCTCCTCAACAGCAATGTCATTTACTTCCCTTCATTTATGGTACTGCAGCTGCCCCATATCAGCCAAGACCTACACCTGTCAATTGAAGCAGCAGAAACACAACATTGCAAAGCCTGCACCTAGATACTAACTAGAACGGGTCTGAAAGATGGGGAGCAcattatataagtatatatagtgaATCTGTAACTCGGGTGCTCAGAGGGTCAAGAATGAGGCCACGAGGTACAGCCTCATGCACCATACAATCATTTTCTACATCACCATGCAGGAGCTGCAtcagtgtattatacctgtattcTTGTGCCACCCTGAATCCTTTCTTCTGTGCCAGTGATGCCAGGAAACCTCTTCGTGCTGTGCCCATTTTTCGCTCCACCAAAAAGATACAGATACCAGGATATAATACCTGGACCGGAGGGGCTTCAGTCGGAGCTGCTGCCTCTTTCCTTCTCCTTTTAAGGGGAAATGGAAACATCTCAACACATGGGCAGCTACGAAAACAGAACAAAAGTCTAATAAGTCATTGCAATGGTTAATTTGTCTGTACACAGGGGTTCACATATTTCCGGGTCCTTTCTACGTACGAGGCTGAGGTGGGAAAGATAAAGATCTCTGGAAAGGTGCGAATATCAGACATAGAGATGTGTGTACCGGATTATGATCATAAAGCCAGAAGACTAGTCAGCCCCTTCTGAGCAGGGAACAACAGGGAATGTGCAGATGATCCCATTTTTTATGGAATGATCTGCatgaaaatccacatatttttggGCTCAAAATATTTTcacagtaaaattaaaaactaaaaacccACATCAAAATGGATAGTTCTTTTCAATGCGGTTGCAAGATCATTTTAACTAAACAGTAAAAGTGGCCTTGCCTCCTCTGCTGATCTCCAGCCAAAAAGGGAATAGGCGAGGAGAAGATTAACCCCTTTGTTCTCTGTCTTTTCATTATTTGGGATAGTTTTTCTTTATgttataaataaaacattttgggtgaagacacacatggcgtttttgggccgtttttgggccgtttttactaagtgcgttttcagatcgttaaaaacgcatgcgttaaaaaacgcgttttttaaaaactgatgcgttttttaacgcatgcgtttttaacgatctgaaaacgcacttagtaaaaacggcccaaaaacgccatgtgtgtcttcaccctttatgTGCAGTTTCCTGAAAGCCCCAAAAAATGAGCGCTGCTTGGTTTGCAATGTACAGTCAGGAGCACCTGCAGCCACCGTTCTCGAGATGTGACCCCAGCGATGAGACACTTATCAACAATCctagggattggaagggttttaaGAAAACCCTTTTGGTTAAGCTTGACCATGGATactggttactgattgcatgcaTTTCACGGATGCGAAtgaaaccccccctccccccccccccgagacgtTCACATTGCAGTTGTAAACAAAATGCAAGTGCCACATGTAAATGCACCCCAAGGTTTTTAACACAccctaaggccgcattcacatgtgGCGATTGTGTTGCATTTTCTAACGCAACACACAAGCTCTTCGGCCAATCACCTATTGAAGTAAGATTTCGCTTGCATCACGTTTGGTAAACGCAATCTAACTACAATAAGTGGAGAAGTTTGTGCATTGTTTTTAGAAACACAACACCACACAAATGCCACAAGTCAATGTGGCATAAAAAATACTTGATAGAAACACATCCTCCCTCTCTAATCTCCTTGTCCCTGAAAAATTGGAAGCTGCTTCTTAAAAGAACACTCCATTCAAAGCTAATTCATTCAATAATGCAAGGTGCAGGGCCTAAAGGGAAGAGTAGGActcatttttattgtattcctagaaccttgcttcAACCAAGAGTACTGCTCCTGCCTTCAGGGCCTGCACAAGTTTTAATAAAGTGAATCGGCTTTTACCGGAGTGTTCCTATAAAAGGGTTGTACCAATTTTGAGTGTACCCCTATAAACCGTTCAATGGACCCTGATCAATCACAAAGAATGGCAATTCCGTTCTCACTCATTTACCCGACAGCAGGTCGAGCACGTGTTcccctgctccattcaatactttgCCTCAAAAAGTCAGgatgtggtttttttttcttggaaaacCTCTTCTATCCTTCCCTTTGCACATACACAACACAGTCCCCTCCGGGAGAGTCCGACTTGCCTGCAGGACATAAATTATTCTGCCCGATTCATCGCGTCTCCACCCTCTGACCACAATCTCCtgattagaaagaaaaaaaaaagttaaaatcatagCAGGAAAATTGTGAAACGCTGATATCTCTACTGCCACAGCCTCCCCCTAGCCACACAATAACCACATACACCCAGGCCGCTCTGTAGATGTCCTGCTGGAATCTCAgacacaatttaaaggggttgtccagaggttggaaTTCATGGCGACTTTCTCCCAActgcagctcctctcctgactggGTAATGTGTCACAAAGCAACTAATCTCCATTCATTACCTTACAGCTGAGCAGCAATACCAGCACTTACCATAGacatgtgtggcgctgtttttgggggggaggggaggggacatGTTTTTCAATCACTGCACAACCCCTTCAATTAGGGAGCTGGACTTATAGTCACACATAGGAT
Proteins encoded:
- the LOC140127840 gene encoding DNA-directed DNA/RNA polymerase mu-like isoform X2; this translates as MSCSCPCVEMFPFPLKRRRKEAAAPTEAPPVQVLYPGICIFLVERKMGTARRGFLASLAQKKGFRVAQEYSDAVTHVVSEQNSFPEVLRWIERKIERPLQSVEGQEPPHIVDISWFTESMSSGKPEPVEDRHRLGIVGSRVPDDKDPLSTVAPYACQRRTSITHHNAQITDALDILAKAAAFQGSEVRSLAFTRAASVLKSLPYKLQSVEEAKNLVWCGGHCQAVIQEILEDGVCHEAEALMTSEQYRCMELLTGIYGVGVRTAERWYKEGVRNLSDLENPNIKLNSDQKAGLAHYTDLNQPVTREDAERVEHMVKDALYRFVPDLKITMTGGFLRGKQQGHDVDFLITHPDEEALSGLLKKAVDWINRQGLLLYHTMKARSHVHAYKRSTHMDGHETCYAIFALPHPDTSNSESEVPGGDLTAPAARAWRAVRVDLVVAPYNEYPFALLGWTGSKHFERELRRFSWNEKKLSLNSHGLYDMEKNCSIPATSEEEIFSLLGLQYVPPPYRNA
- the LOC140127840 gene encoding DNA-directed DNA/RNA polymerase mu-like isoform X1, whose translation is MSCSCPCVEMFPFPLKRRRKEAAAPTEAPPVQVLYPGICIFLVERKMGTARRGFLASLAQKKGFRVAQEYSDAVTHVVSEQNSFPEVLRWIERKIERPLQSVEGQEPPHIVDISWFTESMSSGKPEPVEDRHRLGVRIVGSRVPDDKDPLSTVAPYACQRRTSITHHNAQITDALDILAKAAAFQGSEVRSLAFTRAASVLKSLPYKLQSVEEAKNLVWCGGHCQAVIQEILEDGVCHEAEALMTSEQYRCMELLTGIYGVGVRTAERWYKEGVRNLSDLENPNIKLNSDQKAGLAHYTDLNQPVTREDAERVEHMVKDALYRFVPDLKITMTGGFLRGKQQGHDVDFLITHPDEEALSGLLKKAVDWINRQGLLLYHTMKARSHVHAYKRSTHMDGHETCYAIFALPHPDTSNSESEVPGGDLTAPAARAWRAVRVDLVVAPYNEYPFALLGWTGSKHFERELRRFSWNEKKLSLNSHGLYDMEKNCSIPATSEEEIFSLLGLQYVPPPYRNA
- the LOC140127840 gene encoding DNA-directed DNA/RNA polymerase mu-like isoform X4, which encodes MSCRRRKEAAAPTEAPPVQVLYPGICIFLVERKMGTARRGFLASLAQKKGFRVAQEYSDAVTHVVSEQNSFPEVLRWIERKIERPLQSVEGQEPPHIVDISWFTESMSSGKPEPVEDRHRLGVRIVGSRVPDDKDPLSTVAPYACQRRTSITHHNAQITDALDILAKAAAFQGSEVRSLAFTRAASVLKSLPYKLQSVEEAKNLVWCGGHCQAVIQEILEDGVCHEAEALMTSEQYRCMELLTGIYGVGVRTAERWYKEGVRNLSDLENPNIKLNSDQKAGLAHYTDLNQPVTREDAERVEHMVKDALYRFVPDLKITMTGGFLRGKQQGHDVDFLITHPDEEALSGLLKKAVDWINRQGLLLYHTMKARSHVHAYKRSTHMDGHETCYAIFALPHPDTSNSESEVPGGDLTAPAARAWRAVRVDLVVAPYNEYPFALLGWTGSKHFERELRRFSWNEKKLSLNSHGLYDMEKNCSIPATSEEEIFSLLGLQYVPPPYRNA
- the LOC140127840 gene encoding DNA-directed DNA/RNA polymerase mu-like isoform X3 → MFPFPLKRRRKEAAAPTEAPPVQVLYPGICIFLVERKMGTARRGFLASLAQKKGFRVAQEYSDAVTHVVSEQNSFPEVLRWIERKIERPLQSVEGQEPPHIVDISWFTESMSSGKPEPVEDRHRLGVRIVGSRVPDDKDPLSTVAPYACQRRTSITHHNAQITDALDILAKAAAFQGSEVRSLAFTRAASVLKSLPYKLQSVEEAKNLVWCGGHCQAVIQEILEDGVCHEAEALMTSEQYRCMELLTGIYGVGVRTAERWYKEGVRNLSDLENPNIKLNSDQKAGLAHYTDLNQPVTREDAERVEHMVKDALYRFVPDLKITMTGGFLRGKQQGHDVDFLITHPDEEALSGLLKKAVDWINRQGLLLYHTMKARSHVHAYKRSTHMDGHETCYAIFALPHPDTSNSESEVPGGDLTAPAARAWRAVRVDLVVAPYNEYPFALLGWTGSKHFERELRRFSWNEKKLSLNSHGLYDMEKNCSIPATSEEEIFSLLGLQYVPPPYRNA
- the LOC140127840 gene encoding DNA-directed DNA/RNA polymerase mu-like isoform X5, which translates into the protein MGTARRGFLASLAQKKGFRVAQEYSDAVTHVVSEQNSFPEVLRWIERKIERPLQSVEGQEPPHIVDISWFTESMSSGKPEPVEDRHRLGVRIVGSRVPDDKDPLSTVAPYACQRRTSITHHNAQITDALDILAKAAAFQGSEVRSLAFTRAASVLKSLPYKLQSVEEAKNLVWCGGHCQAVIQEILEDGVCHEAEALMTSEQYRCMELLTGIYGVGVRTAERWYKEGVRNLSDLENPNIKLNSDQKAGLAHYTDLNQPVTREDAERVEHMVKDALYRFVPDLKITMTGGFLRGKQQGHDVDFLITHPDEEALSGLLKKAVDWINRQGLLLYHTMKARSHVHAYKRSTHMDGHETCYAIFALPHPDTSNSESEVPGGDLTAPAARAWRAVRVDLVVAPYNEYPFALLGWTGSKHFERELRRFSWNEKKLSLNSHGLYDMEKNCSIPATSEEEIFSLLGLQYVPPPYRNA